One Lutzomyia longipalpis isolate SR_M1_2022 chromosome 4, ASM2433408v1 DNA segment encodes these proteins:
- the LOC129794889 gene encoding zinc finger protein 845-like has translation MFVGCLTRRDELHWRILSILSIIILSCSPLSFCERIGVMQSEVYFGAHGGPLVSFYNSLISPGVEGTENAEEGLDCELSIVKEEYVVSVTGADSSSRDHPEFHLKEPINGKEKQRNGPEYKYKCRQCGKAFRNRGNLKQHLSVHLTEKIYQCAECPSAFTTKIKLRRHLWCHFKFFSCDLCGKRCNERSEMVKHQKENCPKVKHEATHICHICEKAFTTEQRLKSHLQINHTEKTSKCEICSKAFTSLGTLRHHMAVVHFDEKLPCPNCGKPFKNKQYLRHHRKYNCSRSNREKDKKCTECDKAFYNAWELKQHMIVHTKERNFTCPVCEKTFNAKPRLRDHLRVHADAEKLPCTICGKLYKHRKSLRLHMKAHNSVKVDPALRERKYKCTMCIKTFLCCSHLKAHLLTHNPERNFKCNQCSKSFVSAVKLAQHNVTHQDGPRVPCTVCGRFYKNERTLREHMREHQIQGLFECEICGKKLVRKSSIKHHILRYHRSKFQDIKVQFYHCEMCKKKFTTKSKLKVHMMVHNDVRDFECLECLKKFKNKLALIVHLKNTHSTARPYSCSICQKTFKWKKQRDTHILGHTEKPVTCFYCMKELKNRIRLKEHIKALHRGLPFEVSEGSVSCTICEKIFENLDLLQDHVKIHPIDKVYECGICQKKSVYRGSIRLHLRKYHNTQSKLIKQLITVVPDITVVKEEPPEEFLVNSDNIKIEKEVEMLQGTAQSIN, from the exons ATGTTTGTCGGCTGTTTGACCCGGCGAGATGAACTTCACTGGAGAATACTCTCTATTCTCTCCATAATTATACTCTCATGCTCCCCACTATCTTTCTGCGAGAGAATTGGGGTCATGCAGTCAGAGGTGTATTTTGGAGCTCATGGGGGCCCTCTTGTTTCTTTCTATAACTCTCTTATTTCTCCGGGAGTAGAAG GAACGGAAAATGCAGAAGAGGGATTAGATTGTGAACTGTCTATTGTCAAGGAGGAGTACGTTGTAAGTGTCACAGG CGCGGATTCTTCTTCCAGAGATCACCCAGAATTTCATCTCAAAGAGCCAATCAATGGAAAGGAAAAGCAGCGAAATGGACCAGAATATAAATACAAATGCCGACAATGTGGGAAAGCATTTAGGAATCGTGGGAATCTCAAGCAGCACCTGAGTGTCCATCTAACTGAGAAGATCTATCAATGTGCTGAATGCCCCAGCGCTTTTACAACCAAAATCAAACTCCGGCGGCACTTGTGGTGTCACTTTAAGTTCTTCTCATGTGATCTCTGCGGGAAGCGCTGCAATGAAAGAAGCGAAATGGTTAAGCATCAAAAGGAAAACTGCCCAAAGGTTAAGCATGAAGCAACACATATTTGTCATATTTGTGAGAAGGCCTTCACAACGGAGCAACGGCTAAAGAGTCATTTGCAGATTAATCACACCGAGAAGACGTCCAAATGTGAGATTTGCAGTAAAGCCTTCACGAGTTTGGGCACACTGCGGCATCACATGGCCGTCGTCCACTTCGATGAGAAGCTCCCATGCCCGAATTGTGGGAAACCCTTCAAGAACAAACAGTACTTACGGCATCACCGGAAGTACAATTGTTCCCGGAGCAATCGGGAGAAGGATAAAAAGTGCACTGAATGCGATAAAGCCTTCTACAATGCGTGGGAATTGAAGCAACATATGATTGTTCACACAAAAGAACGCAACTTCACCTGCCCTGTGTGTGAAAAAACCTTCAATGCTAAGCCCCGGCTGAGGGATCATCTACGGGTGCATGCGGACGCTGAGAAGCTTCCCTGCACCATCTGTGGGAAGCTCTACAAGCACAGGAAGAGTCTCAGGTTGCACATGAAAGCACACAACAGTGTTAAAGTTGATCCAGCACTACGAGAGCGGAAGTATAAATGCACAATGTGCATCAAAACCTTCCTGTGTTGCAGTCATCTCAAAGCTCATCTACTCACGCACAATCCAGAGAGGAATTTCAAGTGCAACCAATGCTCAAAGAGCTTTGTAAGTGCTGTAAAGTTGGCACAGCACAATGTAACGCATCAGGACGGGCCAAGAGTACCCTGCACGGTCTGCGGGAGATTTTACAAGAATGAAAGGACACTCAGGGAGCACATGAGGGAACATCAGATACAGGGATTGTTTGAATGTGAAATCTGTGGGAAGAAATTAGTGAGGAAGTCCAGTATAAAGCATCACATTTTGCGGTATCATCGAAG CAAATTCCAGGACATTAAGGTTCAATTCTATCATTGTGAGATGTGTAAGAAGAAATTTACGACAAAGAGTAAATTGAAGGTTCATATGATGGTACATAACGACGTCCGGGACTTTGAATGTCTGGAATGtctgaagaaattcaagaataaGCTTGCGCTGATTGTGCATTTGAAGAATACTCACAGCACCGCGCGCCCCTATTCATGCTCAATTTGCCAGAAGACATTCAAATGGAAAAAGCAGAGAGATACACACATTTTGGGGCATACAGAGAAGCCCGTAACATGCTTCTACTGCATGAAAGAGTTGAAGAATCGGATCAGACTGAAGGAGCACATCAAGGCGCTCCACAGAGGTCTTCCTTTCGAGGTTTCAG AGGGTTCTGTTTCATGCACAATTTGTGAGAAGATCTTTGAGAATTTGGATCTTCTTCAGgatcacgtgaaaattcatcctATAGATAAGGTGTACGAATGTGGGATTTGTCAAAAGAAATCCGTCTACAGGGGATCAATAAGGTTGCATCTCCGGAAGTACCATAACAC GCAAAGCAAATTGATAAAGCAACTTATAACCGTTGTACCAGACATCACTGTTGTCAAGGAAGAACCTCCGGAGGAATTTCTCGTGAATTCTGAcaatataaaaattgagaaagaagTGGAGATGCTTCAGGGTACCGCACAGAGcataaattga
- the LOC129794903 gene encoding FGGY carbohydrate kinase domain-containing protein, with amino-acid sequence MPESLFVGVDVGSGSARAGLFTATGSSLGTFSVTIPTWAHLHDHYEQSSEEIWSAVCRCVKQVVKESAHLVRGIGFTATCSLVALQDEDKALSVCPSQGIDKRNIVMWMDHRAVQEASDINAKKHELLKFVGGRVSAEMECPKILWLSRNAPKEFWEKITKFMELPDFLTFKSTGNLARSLCSVVCKWNYDGEKRSWDREFLELATLSCPHGRDFVSLAGDAVQLPGAAVGGGLTSTAAKDLGLLVGTPVGTSVIDAYAGALALLGAETEAGIELQEKIALICGTSTCHICVAPQIDLVGGVWGPYKDVLFDGMYAHEAGQSATGKLLDDIVTSHPSFVKITNELNSTELRHVYEHLNHLLEHLSQEKNIPLEQLTEDLHVCPDFHGNRSPIADSTRKGMISGLTLNHEPTDLALIYLATVQALAYGTKHILAQFSREFRAILICGGLSLNPVYVQAHADVCRVPVFIPNEPESVLLGASILGACAAGEFPSLPAAASKMGGKTQRVDPEDATFRYHEKKFRVFEELLKDQAKYKDLMKG; translated from the exons ATGCCGGAATCTCTCTTTGTCGGTGTCGACGTGGGCAGTGGTAGTGCCAGGGCTGGACTCTTCACCGCCACCGGAAGCTCTTTGGGTACATTTTCCGTGACAATTCCCACTTGGGCTCATCTCCATGATCACTACGAGCAATCCTCAGAGGAAATCTGGAGTGCTGTCTGTCGGTGTGTTAAGCAGGTTGTTAAGGAATCTGCCCATTTGGTGCGAGGGATTGGCTTTACAGCCACCTGTTCCCTCGTTGCGCTCCAAGATGAGGACAAAGCACTCTCAGTCTGCCCCTCACAGGGTATCGATAAGAGGAACATTGTCATGTGGATGGATCATCGAGCTGTCCAGGAAGCCAGCGATATCAATGCCAAGAAGCATGAGCTGCTGAAGTTTGTTGGTGGAAGAGTTTCCGCTGAGATGGAATGCCCAAAAATTCTCTGGCTCAGTCGAAATGCTCCAAAGGAGTTCTGGGAGAAAATCACCAAATTCATGGAACTTCCGGATTTTCTCACATTCAAAAGTACCGGAAATCTTGCCAG ATCCCTCTGTTCTGTGGTTTGCAAATGGAACTATGACGGGGAGAAGCGTTCATGGGATCGTGAATTCCTCGAATTAGCTACCCTTTCCTGCCCACATGGGAGAGATTTTGTCTCCCTCGCTGGTGATGCGGTTCAACTTCCCGGTGCAGCAGTTGGTGGTGGCTTAACGTCTACTGCAGCAAAAGATTTGGGTCTCCTCGTGGGTACTCCCGTTGGGACGTCTGTCATTGATGCCTATGCTGGCGCTCTTGCACTCCTGGGTGCCGAAACGGAAGCAGGGATTGAGCTTCAGGAAAAAATTGCCCTAATTTGCGGAACATCAACGTGTCACATTTGCGTAGCTCCACAAATAGACCTTGTTGGAGGTGTCTGGGGTCCATACAAGGATGTCCTCTTTGACGGGATGTACGCCCATGAGGCTGGACAGAGTGCTACGGGAAAACTCCTTGATGACATTGTCACATCTCATCCATCTTTTGTTAAAATCACAAATGAGCTCAATTCCACGGAGCTTCGACACGTCTACGAGCACCTCAATCACCTCCTGGAGCACCTGAGCCAGGAGAAGAACATTCCACTTGAGCAGCTCACGGAAGATCTTCACGTCTGCCCGGATTTCCACGGGAATCGTTCCCCAATTGCCGATTCAACGCGCAAAGGGATGATTTCGGGATTAACTCTCAATCACGAACCCACGGATTTGGCTCTCATCTACCTGGCCACCGTGCAAGCCCTCGCTTACGGCACAAAGCACATCCTGGCACAATTCTCCCGGGAATTTCGTGCAATCCTCATCTGTGGCGGCCTCAGTCTCAATCCCGTCTACGTGCAGGCACACGCAGACGTCTGCCGGGTACCCGTATTCATTCCCAATGAACCTGAAAGTGTCCTCCTTGGCGCCAGTATCCTGGGTGCCTGTGCAGCTGGGGAATTTCCATCACTTCCCGCAGCTGCAAGCAAAATGGGCGGAAAAACCCAAAGGGTTGACCCCGAAGACGCAACATTCAGGTACCATGAGAAGAAATTCAGGGTCTTTGAGGAATTACTAAAGGATCAAGCAAAGTACAAGGACCTTATGAAGGGATAA